GCTTGAGAGCTCGGTACTTGTAGATCTTCAGCTATGGCATAGGTTGGGGCTGGTGGTTATTTTGGCCTTCGTGCCACTCTGATTTGTAGCAATTTCTTTCTGACATCAGACAGGCCATGATACACTTACTCTCCAACCCCCCTGCCATAGCATGGGTCTTGCAGCCATAGTGTGGTAGGGTTTCTTAATGAATCTGGGGCTGAAGGGAGCCTGGTAGACACTGCcacagtcccagctttgccacttgtctcctgtttgaccttggacaagtcacttcacttctctgtgcctcagttgcctcatctttaaaatggggattgagactgcgagccccatgtggggtccaacccgatttgcctgtatccatcctggcacttagtatggtgcctgtcatatagtaagcgcttgataaattccATAAAATGTTTGGCCCAGCTTAGCAGGACAGATTTGTCCTCAAGGCTACATTCACCTACATGTAGATGCTTTAGTGACATCTTGCAACTGTAGAACACAGTCTAGACTATGCCACTGGTTGGTTAGAAACTAGTGAATGTATACCTTGTATAaaatcggtacagtgctctgcacacagttagcactcaaaaactcccactggttgattgatcgatctatcTGTGGTGTTTATTAGGTACCTGCCTACTGAGAGATGGGCACTgactaaacatgtgggagagtacaacagtaagaaGACCCACATTCTTTGCCCTCCAGGGACCTTACGAtctaatggaagaggcagacaaaaatatttacaagtagtgAATGCCTGGGGAAGAATGCTGTTAAAATCCTACATTCAGTTTTCCTGTGTTTCTCTGCATATGGTGTGAATTTTATTTTTGAGTGTTAAGGGAAAATTTGAAATTATAAAGTTGATATTTTGATTTGATGTAGATTTTGATTGTGTTTACTTCTAGGTAAGTTAAATTGGAGGAAGTCCTGGAAATCCGAAGATGTTTCTGCCCAGGATTCCTTGTTTTGTACCTACATTTCAAGTGATTTCAGAAGTTTGCTGATGAAAGAAATAAGGGACACTTATTGAATCATGCCATTTGAAAAgaagcatttttttaatgatgaagAGAGAACTACTCTTTTAAAAGATATTGGTGCAAAGAAACGATTTGATAATGCTATGAAAATTGGAATAGTTCATGATACGTTAATGTCTGCATCCCAGCCAACATTTTTAGAAGATAGCTTTTCTTATGAACTGAAAAATGTGAAAATTCACTTGCCTAAGGTAAATATACCCAAAGCAGTGGCATTGCAACATGAAGGTGACAGATTCAGAAAATTATTTCAGAGTAAACCACAAACTGCAAGAAAATCCCTTAGTAAAGAGAAGGTGAGTGCAAGTTCTTTACGGTGTTTAGAGGGACGGAGCTTGCTGCATAAATCTGAAGGGCAGTTTGAAGAAGAGGGGATGAAAACGGCAGCCAAAATCCTCAATTTCAACTGTTCAAAATGTAGAAACAATGTTCGATACAGCCCAAATGATTTGCAGAAACATTTTGAACTGTGGCACCAGGGAGAGTTGCCCTCATACCCTTGTGAAATGTGTAGTTTTTCAGCTAATGATTTTCAGGCATTCAAACAACACAGACGCATCCACCGAAGCACTTTAGTAAAATGTGAGATTTGTAATGATGAGACTACCTACACTTTACTGGACCTGACGAAACATTTCACATCTAAACATTGTGTGAAAGGTAATTTTCAATGTGAAAAATGTAGGTTTTCTACAAAGGATGTGGGCACATTTGTTCAGCACATTCATAGGCATAATGAAATCCAGTATAAATGTGGTCAGTGTCCTCAAGTAAGTTTTACCAAAGGAGAGTTCCAGCGGCATCTTCTTGTTCACTCTGGCACATTTTCCTTCCGTTGTCAGTATTGCAGCTACAGTGCGATGCGGAAGGATCACCTTATAAAACATGTTATAGGTTCGCATAGAGATAATTTATATGCAAAAGAGAAACTGGAAAAGGACAACTGTGAAAAAAGAATCATGAAGACCCCTTCGGGGCTTAAGCTTATATTAAGGAGATATAAAATGGGAACCTCAAGGAAGACActttggaaaagaaagaaaatgaataatGCGAGTGACGGAAGTACTGAAAAAGATACACAAGTGCTTAAAAGTATAAATAAAATTCAGCGTAATGCCGAAGAACAAAACCAACTTCTCAAGGAGCTGCATGTAAGTGAAGAAAAGACCACGTGTAACGAGAAGCAAACTCAGAACTACGCAGATTCAGAAATGAGAACCCTGTCAACCACACAAAACAATAAAACTGAAGAGGAATCAAGTTCCGGTTTGGGATCACTGAAGAATACTGTACATGGACCAACTGTGCTGATGgtgaaaaacaataaaataacTGTCCCCGCAAACTACAGCGCCAAGTTTATGGGATTCAAGCTGGTGGACGGAAAGCAACATATAGTGATAAAGTTGTTGCCCACCAGTAAACATAATTTGCATTCATCAGGTCGACAATCAGATGAAGTCAAAGTTAGCACTACTAATTCTCAGCTCCGTCCTGGTGACACCACTGGTTTATCGGTCCCAGGTGCTTCCCTGCACGCACATCAACTGAATAACACAGTTTGCACTATGTCTTCTACTCCTCTTTCATTTTCTGCTCTTCCATTTTCGGGGAAAGTGGAACCAGGAAAGCAAAAGACTGCTTTAGCTCACTGTAAGAGTAAATCTCTGACTGGTGCATATGAGAGCAAGACTCCTGGAAAAAGTCCACTGCACTTGTCCACAAAACCAGAGTTGGCAACGGCACCTTTGAATTTAGCCATGAAAGTTGGACCCAGAGGTAGTGTTGGCCCGTGTGGAAGTTGTACCACTCAAAGTCATCCTCAGGTGTTGTGTACCACTGTCACAAGCCCAGTCAATGTGGAGTCTCTGAAAACAAATTATCCCGGTGAACTAAAAGCACAAAATAGTAGAATGAGTGCTAACTACAACGTGAACTATCTCAACTATATGTCATCAGTTGACGACTCCAGTCATCCTCCAGAATCGTTACCTTTCCATAATTACTCCAAAGTGCACATTTTGGGTAGTCCATGTTGTAGTCCAGTAGGGGCGCATGAAAATCCAAAAGGAGAACCCCTAATGAGCCAAATGTTTTCTCATAGGAGTAACTTCGGGAATGAACCTAGTCCCTCATTTCCTGCACTGGCAAAGGGGAGCAAAAATCCAGGCAGTCTGTTAGAATCTCCATCCCAGAGTAGTAGGGCTTACCGCTCACCGGACACTAAGGATACGTGTGGATGTTTGAAAAAGGAGCCTTTCCGTGATGCAGATAGGCCGTGTTTTGTAGGAAGAGGACAAAGTAATGGCCAACAGTATTTGCACACTAATGAAAATCAAGATTTTGAGAGCATACCTGAGAAGTCCAAATGGGACCGTACCTCTTTTGTTAATTCATCCTCAATGCCTAAAATCACATCCGTTTTCTCTCTGCAGAGCAAGCAGGCATCTCATTTTTTGTCACCTGAAGTAAAACAGGTGCTCCAAGAGGTTTTGAAGGTAAAGTCAAGCACTCATGAAGAATCTCACAATATCTTAGATAAAGCTTTGAAACTTGAACAGCCATTttggaaacaggaggaggagagcaacATAGTCACACGTGTAAAAGACTCAACTACATGCTGTTTACCCTTTCCTTCTAGTAAAATGGGTGTAACTGTACCTCCAAGAGATCTGAATGTAAAAGATAAGCCAACAAATTCAGTTATATACTATGGGAAAGAAAGGCAAGTACCATCAACATCGAACGATTTTGGAAATTCAGAGAAAATATCAAGAAGTTCTGGCGTTAACACATTACTTAAGACTCAGGCGGATACAGTAATAGCCCAACAGCATGTAAATGACAAAATATGGGCTACTACGGTAAATAGACCAGTAAATTCAGAACCCAATAAAGCTGTTTTTGTTCAGTCCACTTCAAAAGGATTTCTCGTACCACTGCACCTTGCTAACAAACCCGGATTACATGTTGTTTCAGGAAGATCTCGATCATCAACGAATCCACCGGACGTTTATTCAACCTCAGGCCTGCCTGCGTCTCTTCTTCTAAACAAGGGACCCGGAATGATTCTAACACTCAGCAATAAGATGCTTGGGGCAGCTGCGACTGTCCCAGATGACAGTGCTCGAGTATCTGGTGACGCTACAACCAAAGAGCCTAACAAAACACCTttaaaggcagagaggaaaagtgaCCATCTTACGGCGGGGCTCTGTTCCTCTGCCTTCGGTAGTAGTCCTGATGTTACAGTTAGTTCAGCCAACAGCATGCCATTTAAGGGACCTTATGTTCTTTCTGGGTCTGCGGAAACGGCAGTGAGAGGGATTGCCTCTCTTAATGTGTTGCCTGAACATAGAAGCACAGTGTTGGGTACTTCGGATTCAGTAGAGCAGCAACGTGAATTCCAGCAGAAACCGTCGCTTTATGCACTCGTGCCCGAAGGTCAACCAACTGTTCTTCTAAAATGTGTGACACCACACAAGCCCAAAGTTCATAAACCTGATATAGTCCAAGATAATGCCAGTAGTCCAAGTCCTCAACCAAAGACATCTGAAGGAATGCAACAAAAGATATTACTGAAAATAGTTAAGACTCCTCCAGCTGAGGTCCTGGCTGATCATCAGTCAGGAAACAATTCCAGGCCCACTTTGCAAGAAGACAGCCTACAGTCTCATAAAATTTCCTCAGCAGAGCAGAAACAGCCTGCGTCTTCTAGTGATGCCTTACTCTTCTCAGATAGATTGGTGCCAGCGAGTCCGTCAGAGGGACCTTGCACTGCGACAGATGGTAGTAAAAAGTCAGGGTATCCTACATACCACAGAGAGGCACAATTATTAAGGTGTAAAACTAACTGTACCTGGGAGAGTGGCTTAAATAATGAGAAGCCCACATGGAATACCAGAAACAAAAGTTCAAAAATAAGAACTCACTTGAAACCTAAGGATCCTGAAACGGGGCTTGCGTGTAAAACCCGAAATGGTCGAAGAAAAACCAAAGGTGATTTCCAGGAACCACCTAAAAGGAAAGTAACAGTGCGCAGGAATTGTAAGCGGAAGACTCAAACCGAGGATGCCCTGGAGTCCCTTGGGTTTTGCAGACCAAAGTTATCAAAGGATGCTGTTAGGATTTTGAAACTTTTTCCTTTTAGTTCTAAGCAACTTGTGAAATGTCCTCGAAGAAATCAACCAGTTGTTGTATTGAACCATCCCGATGCGGATTCTCCGGAAGTAATCAATGTCATGAAAACGATCACAAAGTATAAAGGAAATGTACTCAAGGTTTCACTGTCCAAAAGAACTATTAATACTCTCTTGGAACCAGCGAATTGCAATGTTCCTAACGCATCTCTTGATGAGATTTCTGCTAAGAGGTACAGAAGGCGTAAAGCGTATTGTTCTGTGAAAGAAAGATTTGTGCTAAAGTTAACACTGAAGAAGACGAGCAAAAATAAATATCAGATTGTGAAAACTACCTCTGATAATACTTTGAAGGCTAAGTTTAGCTGTTGGTTTTGTGGTAGAATATTTGACAATCAGGATAGTTGGGTTGGTCATGGACAGAGACACCTAATGGAAGCTACTCGGGATTGGGATTTGTTAGGATAATTTACGTGGATTCATGAAAAAGCAAAACTCAGTTGCTTTTGAAAGAATTTTAAATTATGATATGCAGGTGTTTTGTATTACAACTTAGTAACTGAAGTTAAAAATTAAAAGCAAATGGCCATATTTTGATGGGAGAACAAACTTTTCTGTTGGCAGCAAATTGGAAAGACATAACAAAAACCATTCATGCTTAGGTTTTGAAACTAACTGCAGTTAGAGTACTATAAAACAACATGCTTTATGATTCGTTTTTACATTGTTACTAGTAGTGGACTTTCTGTTTTTTCTTACTGATTAGGGTATGTGTTCAGGATTTCTGTAAATAATCAGGaatttaatgtacatatctttgtacCGTTCAGTCATTTGCTCTACTTCTTGCCCCAAGTTTGTGGGGCCTGAAAAGTTTATTCTCTCCTTCATTTTAGTTCTGTACTGCACTACTTAAACCTGGTTACAAAAACTTTCAGAACTACATAAAGCTGTTTTCACAATTTTGGTTTTAATTTCAGTTGctagggtttgttttgttttgtaaatTTATTTTTCAGGGATTGAACACTATTGTTAGCAAGTGCCTAAAAGATGTGAAACAGTTTACTCGGTCAGCTGTATCCGTAGGCCCAGGATGGGCCTTCCCCCCCCAAGAGTTTCATTTTGAAAGCCATATATGAATGCTTTAAGCTATCTCGCTATGCACATGACACTTGTACTATTTCTGTGCAGTTTGTCTACTTTCTTAGTGAAGAATTTTTCATATAAATAAAACTGTTACAATTGTGTTTATTACATTGAGCCTAAGAATGGAATTAATTGGGAATATCCAGTATATATTCATAATGTGTATGGTGTTGATTAAAAAAATTAGTAGTCCTAATTCCTGTAATGACTTTTGTCATCAATATTAAATTTATCTTAACATTATGTTTACACGACATAGTTCTGGTGTACTGTAGTTAAATTTTGTGGGAGTTTGGGTAGTTCCCTTTTTGAGATTTAGTTTTTTTGGAAAAAACCTCTATGGAAGAATATTCTGTTTAAAGCGTAGTGTAACTTTCAGAAAGTAAGATGGAAACTGTAGATATGGAGATTTTATTTCAGAGGGTGTGAGAAATATATTTTTTCAGAGTTATTTGTGTTGATGAATATTTAAAAAGGTCTTAAAATGAAGCGTAAGCCTAAAAAATTACCGTCTGATGTGGGC
This portion of the Ornithorhynchus anatinus isolate Pmale09 chromosome 3, mOrnAna1.pri.v4, whole genome shotgun sequence genome encodes:
- the ZNF518A gene encoding zinc finger protein 518A, which produces MPFEKKHFFNDEERTTLLKDIGAKKRFDNAMKIGIVHDTLMSASQPTFLEDSFSYELKNVKIHLPKVNIPKAVALQHEGDRFRKLFQSKPQTARKSLSKEKVSASSLRCLEGRSLLHKSEGQFEEEGMKTAAKILNFNCSKCRNNVRYSPNDLQKHFELWHQGELPSYPCEMCSFSANDFQAFKQHRRIHRSTLVKCEICNDETTYTLLDLTKHFTSKHCVKGNFQCEKCRFSTKDVGTFVQHIHRHNEIQYKCGQCPQVSFTKGEFQRHLLVHSGTFSFRCQYCSYSAMRKDHLIKHVIGSHRDNLYAKEKLEKDNCEKRIMKTPSGLKLILRRYKMGTSRKTLWKRKKMNNASDGSTEKDTQVLKSINKIQRNAEEQNQLLKELHVSEEKTTCNEKQTQNYADSEMRTLSTTQNNKTEEESSSGLGSLKNTVHGPTVLMVKNNKITVPANYSAKFMGFKLVDGKQHIVIKLLPTSKHNLHSSGRQSDEVKVSTTNSQLRPGDTTGLSVPGASLHAHQLNNTVCTMSSTPLSFSALPFSGKVEPGKQKTALAHCKSKSLTGAYESKTPGKSPLHLSTKPELATAPLNLAMKVGPRGSVGPCGSCTTQSHPQVLCTTVTSPVNVESLKTNYPGELKAQNSRMSANYNVNYLNYMSSVDDSSHPPESLPFHNYSKVHILGSPCCSPVGAHENPKGEPLMSQMFSHRSNFGNEPSPSFPALAKGSKNPGSLLESPSQSSRAYRSPDTKDTCGCLKKEPFRDADRPCFVGRGQSNGQQYLHTNENQDFESIPEKSKWDRTSFVNSSSMPKITSVFSLQSKQASHFLSPEVKQVLQEVLKVKSSTHEESHNILDKALKLEQPFWKQEEESNIVTRVKDSTTCCLPFPSSKMGVTVPPRDLNVKDKPTNSVIYYGKERQVPSTSNDFGNSEKISRSSGVNTLLKTQADTVIAQQHVNDKIWATTVNRPVNSEPNKAVFVQSTSKGFLVPLHLANKPGLHVVSGRSRSSTNPPDVYSTSGLPASLLLNKGPGMILTLSNKMLGAAATVPDDSARVSGDATTKEPNKTPLKAERKSDHLTAGLCSSAFGSSPDVTVSSANSMPFKGPYVLSGSAETAVRGIASLNVLPEHRSTVLGTSDSVEQQREFQQKPSLYALVPEGQPTVLLKCVTPHKPKVHKPDIVQDNASSPSPQPKTSEGMQQKILLKIVKTPPAEVLADHQSGNNSRPTLQEDSLQSHKISSAEQKQPASSSDALLFSDRLVPASPSEGPCTATDGSKKSGYPTYHREAQLLRCKTNCTWESGLNNEKPTWNTRNKSSKIRTHLKPKDPETGLACKTRNGRRKTKGDFQEPPKRKVTVRRNCKRKTQTEDALESLGFCRPKLSKDAVRILKLFPFSSKQLVKCPRRNQPVVVLNHPDADSPEVINVMKTITKYKGNVLKVSLSKRTINTLLEPANCNVPNASLDEISAKRYRRRKAYCSVKERFVLKLTLKKTSKNKYQIVKTTSDNTLKAKFSCWFCGRIFDNQDSWVGHGQRHLMEATRDWDLLG